One part of the Vicugna pacos chromosome 20, VicPac4, whole genome shotgun sequence genome encodes these proteins:
- the MICB gene encoding LOW QUALITY PROTEIN: MHC class I polypeptide-related sequence B (The sequence of the model RefSeq protein was modified relative to this genomic sequence to represent the inferred CDS: inserted 1 base in 1 codon), with product MFPAVFVLLLTPGATAGSHSLHYSLTVLCQDGFVQPSFSAEGRLDGQAFLHYDSGKGRAEPQGPWAEDFAAETWDTEIKDLTENGRDLRQLLAETMSLQEEKGGLHSLQETVGCEIREDGQARGFRSICYDGKLFLSCHLETHGCRVPQSLDQTLAMEIKKSWDTDGFQSKHYRAHVQGELCARLQSYVESRMGFTDRTVPPAVNVTLSRPXEGRVNLSCWAFGFFPRNISVAWLQDEDRVNQDAQQSGGVLPDGNGTYWTWVTINIPQGEKQRFTCHEDHSGNHSAHPVSSGNTLMHWSPWLILAAAVVCVISIMF from the exons ATGTTTCCAGCcgtttttgtccttcttttaacCCCAGGTGCCACAGCCG GATCGCACAGTCTCCATTACAGCCTCACAGTGCTGTGCCAGGACGGGTTTGTGCAGCCGAGCTTTTCAGCTGAGGGACGCTTGGATGGTCAGGCCTTCCTGCACTATGACAGTGGGAAGGGCAGGGCAGAGCCCCAGGGACCGTGGGCAGAAGACTTTGCAGCTGAGACGTGGGACACAGAGATCAAGGACTTGACAGAGAATGGAAGGGACCTCAGACAACTTCTGGCAGAAACAATGTCCCtgcaggaggagaaaggag GCTTGCATTCCCTGCAGGAGACTGTGGGCTGTGAAATCCGAGAAGATGGCCAGGCCAGGGGCTTCAGGAGTATCTGCTATGATGGGAAGCTCTTCCTCTCCTGTCACCTGGAGACCCATGGATGTAGAGTGCCCCAGTCCCTGGATCAGACCTTGGCCATGGAAATCAAGAAGTCCTGGGACACGGATGGCTTTCAAAGCAAGCACTACCGGGCCCATGTGCAGGGAGAGCTTTGTGCAAGACTGCAGAGCTACGTGGAGTCCCGGATGGGCTTCACGGACAGAACAG TGCCTCCAGCAGTGAACGTGACCCTCAGCCGGC TGGAGGGCAGGGTCAACCTGTCCTGCTGGGCTTTTGGCTTCTTTCCCCGGAATATCTCAGTGGCCTGGCTTCAGGATGAGGACCGCGTGAACCAGGATGCCCAGCAGTCTGGGGGTGTCCTGCCTGATGGGAACGGAACTTACTGGACCTGGGTGACCATAAATATTCCccaaggagagaagcagaggTTCACGTGCCACGAGGACCACAGCGGGAATCACAGTGCACACCCTGTGTCCTCTG GAAATACCCTGATGCACTGGAGCCCATGGCTGATTCTGGCTGCTGCTGTGGTTTGTGTTATTTCCATCATGTTTTGA
- the POU5F1 gene encoding POU domain, class 5, transcription factor 1, with translation MAGHLASDFAFSPPPGGGGDGPGGPEPGWVDPRTWLSFQGPPGGSGIGPGVGPGAEVWGLPPCPPPYDFCGGMAYCGPQVGVGLVPQGGLETPQPEAEAGAGVESNSEGASPEPCAAPAGAVKLDKEKQEPTPEESQDIKALQKDLEQFAKLLKQKRITLGYTQADVGLTLGVLFGKVFSQTTICRFEALQLSFKNMCKLRPLLQKWVEEADNNENLQEICKAETLVQARKRKRTSIENRVRGNLESMFLQCPKPTLQQISHIAQQLGLEKDVVRVWFCNRRQKGKRSSSDYSQREDFEAAGSPFSGGPVSFPLAPGPHFSTPGYGGPHFTTLYSPVPFPEGEAFPSVSVTTLGSPMHSN, from the exons ATGGCGGGACACCTGGCTTCCGACTTCGCCTTCTCGCCACCACCGGGCGGTGGAGGCGATGGGCCAGGAGGGCCAGAGCCGGGCTGGGTTGATCCTCGGACCTGGCTGAGCTTCCAAGGGCCTCCCGGTGGGTCAGGAATCGGGCCGGGGGTTGGGCCGGGGGCCGAGGTGTGGGGGCTTCCCCCGTGTCCCCCGCCCTATGACTTCTGCGGAGGGATGGCCTACTGTGGACCTCAGGTCGGTGTGGGGCTGGTGCCCCAAGGCGGCCTGGAGACCCCTCAGCCCGAGGCCGAGGCGGGAGCCGGGGTGGAGAGCAACTCCGAGGGGGCCTCCCCGGAGCCCTGCGCCGCCCCGGCTGGCGCCGTGAAGCTGGACAAGGAGAAGCAGGAGCCAACCCCCGAGGAG TCCCAGGACATCAAAGCTCTTCAGAAAGACCTGGAACAATTTGCCAAGCTCCTGAAGCAGAAGAGGATCACCCTGGGATATACCCAGGCCGATGTGGGGCTCACCCTAGGGGTTCTCTTTG GGAAAGTGTTCAGCCAAACGACCATCTGCCGTTTTGAGGCTCTGCAGCTCAGTTTCAAGAACATGTGTAAGCTGCGGCCCCTGCTGCAGAAGTGGGTGGAGGAAGCTGACAACAACGAGAATCtacaggag ATATGCAAAGCAGAGACCCTTGTGCAGGCCCggaagagaaagaggactagTATCGAGAACCGAGTGAGAGGCAACCTGGAGAGCATGTTCCTGCAGTGCCCAAAACCTACCCTGCAGCAGATCAGCCACATCGCCCAGCAGCTCGGGCTTGAGAAGGAT GTGGTCCGAGTGTGGTTCTGCAACCGTCGCCAGAAGGGCAAACGATCAAGCAGTGACTATTCGCAACGAGAGGATTTTGAGGCTGCTGGGTCTCCTTTCTCAGGGGGACCAGTATCCTTTCCTCTGGCACCAGGGCCCCACTTTAGTACCCCGGGCTACGGGGGCCCTCACTTCACCACACTGTACTCCCCGGTCCCATTCCCTGAGGGTGAGGCCTTTCCCTCGGTGTCTGTCACCACTCTGGGCTCTCCCATGCATTCAAACTGA